The genomic region CTTTTCGGGAAGTGACCGAACTTTCTCGATCACTTCTAGCCCCGTAAATAGTGGCATCATATAATCTAAAACAATCAAATCGTAATCTTGATTCATGATAAAGTCTAATGCCTCTTGACCATCACATGCCTCATCGATTTTGTAACCCTCGTCTTCTAACGTATCAGTTATCAGCATCCTAAGAATTTCTTCATCTTCTGCAACTAATATTTTCTTAGTCAATGTCCATGGCCCCCTTACTTAACTTTGCTAAAACTTTCTTTAAGCAAATAATATGATTGTTTCAATCTTTCTTTATATGTTGGTGTATCCCATCGTTCCCATTTGTATAAGTGGTATGCTTCTTCATTTTGTAACTCACTTACTCTAGGTA from Bacillus sp. BGMRC 2118 harbors:
- a CDS encoding response regulator, with amino-acid sequence MTKKILVAEDEEILRMLITDTLEDEGYKIDEACDGQEALDFIMNQDYDLIVLDYMMPLFTGLEVIEKVRSLPEKAEQKIMMLSAKSQQTDQQKVLDAGANYFMTKPFSPMELVKRIEEIVGEA